Sequence from the Pedobacter sp. D749 genome:
CGGGTGATTATGCTGCGGCTTATGAAAACTTTGCACAGGATATTTATGCAGCTTTAGAGCAGGCTTTAGAACGCCTTTCACATTACCGCACCCTGAAAATCATTTTTCCAAAAAACAGTTATTTCCCTCATGAAATACTAACAGGTTTTTATAGGTTCTGTCAGCAATATGCTTTTGATCATAAGGTAATCCATAATATCAAAGACGAAGAAATTAATCGAGGTGAAGTGTACATTAACCTGATGGAAGATGATCTGGTGATACTGATTGAACGCTTAATTGCCCAGAAACTTAAAATTGGTAAGGATGTTGGCGTAATTTCTTATAACGAAACACCGTTAAAAAAGATTATTCTGGATGGGATTACCACCATTTCAACTGATTTTAGCAAACTAGGTATACAGGCTGCTGAATTTATCCTTAATGGAAAAACAGAAAAGATAGCAGTACCTTTTTATTTGAACTTGCGTAAATCGCTGTAGTCTAATAGGGTCGTCTTCTCGACTGAAGCGTAGCGAAATGGAGAGATCTATCTAGACAGATTTGGCTTCGCTGAGCCTTCGGGTTCTCGACTGCGTTGTACTCCGATACATTCTACAAATCTAAATAAAAAGGGTCGTCATTGCGAGGCACGAAGCAATCTTAATGCACATAGCTATTAGCGATCGTTGTAAGATTGCTTCGTCGGCTGAAAAAGCCTTCTCGCAATGACGACTTCTCGCATCCTATTATTTCGCTAAAATCCCATTGTCATTTATATTGGTTTTTATGAATAAACTTTTCCTCGAAATAACAATGCTTTTGATTAATTGTGCATAAAAACCCAAAAAGTCATTTTAGCTAAAACTTATTAATGATTACTTTTATCACTTAGCTATTCTAGTTTAAATGAGTGATCAGGTAACCGCGCATCCAGTATCAGAACAAAATCCTTACGATTACATCTTAAAAGATTTTAACCTGAAAGATCTGAGTCAGATTGTTATCCTTAAACATTTAAGCGGACTCATTCATACAGATGTTAAAGGTTTTTATCAGTTATTTCCAGAGCAGATTGAAATCGATTTTGCAGCTTTTAGCGATGAAGCTTCTGGATTATCTTTTCCAATTGTTCAGGTTCAGCAGCACCCCAACTCCGTAAAACTTTCTTGTCGTTGCACTACACCGAAGCATAAATTGTGTGAGCACCAGGCAAGGGTTTTATACAATATCCTGCAACGGCAGGATTTGCTTATTTTTTTCGACAGTAATCTGCGGAAACAAAAGCTTGCCAAAATTGCGATCGATTATGGATTGGAAAAAGAAGAGAATCTTGATCTTCTTTTTAATCTCCGCTACGAAAACGACCAGGTAGCTATCCACCCAAAAATGGACGCCCTCCAGCCATTCAATAAAGAAGTCCAGCAAAATTTACAGGAACTTTTACTTCCGGCTAAAGCCAAAATAAAAGTACAGGCTAAAAACGACCCAGGTAAAATGATCCTGGTTTTTGGGCAACACCGCTATTACAACAATTTAACGATCGAATTATTTGAAGCCGAAACCACTAAAAGTGGCAAGGTTAAAAATCCTATAAAAGGAATTAATCCGGCTGATTTGCTCTTTAAAACAAATGATAACGATCAGGTGAAATTTTATAGCGGTATTACTACTTTTCAGCAGAATTACAATAATGATCAAAGCGAGGTAGAGATTGAAGCCTTAAAAGCGATCGTTAAAAATCCTCAACAGATTCCTTTTTACCTGCAGGATAGTAAACAGTCTGGGGCTATTCAAGCGTCGACCATTACGGCGGTTGATGCACATTTATTGGAGGTAGATCTGCATCTTTCGGTAAACCAGCGTGATGATTATTATGAAATTACAGGTCGATTGATCATCGAAGGCAAATCATACGAACTGGAGAACCTGGTATTAGTACACCAGTATTTTGTTAAACTTAACAATCAGCTTTATCTAATTGGCAGGCTGGATTTTCTACGCGTAATTGGTTTTTTCAAAAAGCAAAGCAACAGGTTAATCCTGCATAAAACCAAATATCCGGAGTTTCAAAAAGTTATTCTGGTGCCTTTAGAAGGAAGTATCCATGTCGATTATTCTTATTTGAAACCGGCAACCAAAGGCCAGATCGAAGAAAAAGGTTTCGATCTCGAAAATGAACAGTTGATCTATCTTTCAGAATCAGAAGATTATATCCTCCTTACACCGGTAATGCGTTATGGGAGCATGGAAATACCTGTGCTGTCTAAAAAGAAAATCCAGGCGCAGGATAAATTGGGCAATCTCTTTACCTTACATCGTGACGAAGATGCCGAATTACAGTTTATCGGGAATGTTTTGAAACAACACCCTTATTTCTATGATCAGGAAACCAACGATTCTTTTTATTTGCACCGTAAAAGGTTTCTGGAAGAAGCCTGGTTCCTTGATGCTTTTGAGGTATGGCGAAATAAAGGCATCCATATTTTAGGATTTAACCAGCTCAAAAACAATAAACTGAGTGAATTTCAGGCGAAAATTAATATCGAGGTATTGAGTGGGACAGATTGGTTTGAAACCAAAGTGAAAGTGAAGTTTGGCAAACATCAGGTTGCATTGAAACATTTACATAAATCGATCAGAAACAAAAGTAAGTTTGTTACGCTTGATGATGGGACTCAGGGCATACTTCCACATGAATGGATCGAAAAATTTGCTGCTTATTTTAATGCAGGTGAAGTAACTGATGATGCCATTCTTACACCAAAAATTAAATTTGCTTCTATCAACGAGCTTTATGAAGATGCCTTATTGGATGGTGATGTAAAGAACGAATTGAAACTTTACAAGAAGAAATTTGAAGGAAGCAACTCAATTCAGGAGGTAGAGGTGCCAAAAGGTTTAACCGCAACTTTACGGCACTACCAGAAAGACGGTTTAAACTGGCTCAACTTTTTAGATGATTTTAACTTTGGTTCTTGTTTAGCCGATGACATGGGATTGGGTAAAACCATTCAGGTTCTGGCTTTCATTTTATCACAGCGTGAAAAAGTAAAACACAATACAAATCTGGTGGTGGTTCCGGCTTCGTTAATATTTAACTGGAAGGCCGAAGTAGAGAAGTTTACTCCATCTATAAAAGTAAAAACCATTTATGCTGGCGAACGGACCAAAACAACTGATACTTTCGACGATTTTGAAATCATTTTAACCTCTTACGGGACGCTGCTTTCTGATATCCGTTTCTTAAAAGATTATCGCTTTAATTATATCTTTTTAGATGAATCGCAGTTGATCAAAAACCCGGAATCGCAACGTTATAAAGCAGTTCGGATGCTGCAGTCGCGAAATAAGGTAACCATGACAGGAACGCCGATAGAGAACAATACCTTTGATTTATATGGGCAGCTGTCATTCGCTTGTCCGGGTTTATTTGGCAGTAAACAGCAGTTTGCCGATTTATATTCAACCCCAATCGATCAGTTTAAAGATAGTAGAAGGGCAGAAGAGCTTCAGAAAAAAATACGTCCGTTTATTCTCCGCAGGACCAAAGAACAGGTGGCGAAAGAACTTCCCGATAAAACAGAAATAGTGCTGTATTGTGAAATGGGAGCCGAGCAGCGCGAAGTTTACGAAGCGAACAAAAAAGAAATTCAGGATTTTATTCTGGGCAAACAGGAGGATGAGCTGCCTAAAAGTTCGATGCACGTACTGAAAAGTATTACTACCTTAAGGCAGATCTGCAATTCGGCTGCCTTACTGGCTGATGGAAAATCGTATTTGCAGGCTTCATCAAAAATTGAGGTGTTAATGGAGCAGATCGGGAGTAAGGCCGGCAAGCATAAAATTCTTGTTTTTTCTCAGTTTGTTACCATGCTCGATCTGATTAAAAAGCAATTGGAAAGCAAGGGGATCAGGTATGAATATCTCACCGGACAAACACGGAAAAGGGCTGAAGCGGTTGCCTCATTTCAGGAGAATGCCGACATCCCGGTTTTTCTGATCAGTTTAAAAGCTGGCGGAACGGGATTGAACCTCACTGAAGCCGATTATGTTTATCTGGTTGACCCATGGTGGAACCCCGCAGTGGAGAACCAGGCAATTGACCGCGCTTACCGGATTGGCCAGCATAAAAATGTGATGGCCGTCCGTTTAATCTGCCCTGACACGATTGAAGAAAAAATCATGAAGCTTCAGGCGACGAAAAAAGATCTGGTTAAAGATCTGATCCAGACTGAAGGTAGTTTGTTTAAGAATTTAACCAAGAAAGAGTTGTTGGGATTGTTGAGTTAGTCTAATCTTGTCATTGCGAGGCACGAAGATAACCGAACAAAGCGAGCTCATGAATGCCTTTAAAAACAACTGCACAGATGAATAATCTTAATGCGATCGCTTAACCCATAGTAGTAAGATTGCTTCGTCGTTCCTCCTCGCAATGACGAAGCAATAAATTAAATCCCTACCTCAAACGTATAACCCAAAAATTCAGGTACATTAATGCTCTCTACAATTTTCCAATCCTTCTTTTCTGTAATAAAATTGGGTTCAGCAAGGCCTGTTGATTTAGCTGCATTAATGTAAAAGTCCATTTTTGCAGGGTGGTCTGGTGAGCAGGCATTATAGGTTCTGCCGAATGCCTGTTTTTCCAAAAGTTTTACTGCAAGGCCTATCGCATCTGTTTGATGAATCAGGTTTACTGGGGCTAAACCATTCGGCACATTACTTTTTCCGGCAAAAAATCTGCCAGGGTTACGATCAGGACCAATTAAGCCTGCAAAGCGGATCACGGTGTAGTCTTCTGGAAAAAGTTCCTTAAATCGTATTTCAGCAGCTAGCACAACTTTTCCCGAATCTGTATCTGGATCTGTTTCGCTAGTTTCATTTACTGTTTTGTTTTCATCAGCATAAACACTGGTCGAACTGATCAACACCACGTGTTTTGATTTATCTTTTGCGGCTGCTAAAATTGAGTTAACCTTTTGAGGATAATCAAGAAGTTCAGTCGAACTGCGCTTTGGTGGAATGCAGATAAACAATACATCTGCATCAAAAAAATCAGGATCTGCTGTGATCTGATCAGTCGTAAAATTGATCAGAAACGGCTGAATACCTTCCGCTGAAAGTTTTGATAACTTTTCTGGAGTTGTGGTAGAGCCTTTAACCTGATAAGACAATTGAATCAATTTTCGGGCGAATGCCAGACCAAACCAGCCGCAACCTAAAATAGATATGGTTTTAACACTGTTTTTATATGTTTTATTATCTTGAATCATTTGTGCTAAGATAAACAGTTGGCTTTATAATTTGCTGTGATTCATGTCAATTCTGATTTTGATACATGCTTTGCATATAAACAATATCAAAAAATATTAGCTTTTATAAAGATTAATCAATAATGGCTATCCCTTGTCCAGATTGTAACAGGCCCTGCAACGTGGCTCGTAACTTTCCTTTTCGCCTAATAAAACCGTAGCTTCATCGGCAACTGTTCGGTAACTGAATAGGGCAGGGTTACCACAACAAACACAAACTGCATTTACTTTGGTAACATGCTCTGCAATGGCCATTAAGGCAGGCATTGGTCCAAAAGGTTTACCTGTAAAATCCATATCGAGGCCGGCAACAATAACGCGTATTCCCCTAAGGGCTAGTTTATTGCAAACATCAGGTAGTTCATTGTCAAAAAACTGAGCCTCATCTATACCCACCACCTGTGTGTTGGTGCCCAGTAGTAAAATGGCCGAAGCGCTATCAACAGGGGTAGAGTTTATTGAATTTAAATCGTGCGAAACTACGGCAGTTTCATGGTAGCGGGTATCGGTGCGGGGTTTAAAAATTTCGACATTCAGTTTAGCAATCTGGGCTCTTTTTAACCTGCGGATCAGTTCTTCCGTTTTACCGGAAAACATAGAGCCACATACTACTTCTATACTTCCCGAAAATTCGCCCCTTCTTCTAAAATTTTGTTCGCTAAATAACATGCCTGTTTTTTTATTCCCCTATATCCGTTCTATAATTTTTAAACCGAACAAATATGAGAATTATGTGTTATTTTTGAACACATAGTTACCAACATAAATCGACTAAAATTTCGTTTTAATTTTATGATGAACCAACAGGATATTTTTAGAAAGATCGGCAGCATTTTAGCAGAATTAAATGAGCAATACCAATTTTTAGCTCAAAATCCTCAACAATTAAATGATTTGGAGCTGGAGCTTTTTCTCGCTAATGCCAATTTCCTTTCTGATCATGTTAATATCGTCAAAAAATTGAATGCTACATCAGAACATAAGCCAGCTGAAGCCGGAAACCATACGTTATTAGCCGAACAGAATACCATTATACTGCCAGAAGCTGAAAAAAATTATGCAGCAGATGATGAGTGTTTCGATCCGCAGGAACTGGAAGAAGTAGTAACAGCCGAGGAAGAGGAAGAACGTGTGGATGTAAAGCCTGAACAGGAGCTACTGGACGATGAAAGGATTGAAGAAGAAAAAGCTACTTCGATTTTGGATAAAGATTTCTTTAAACCCGACCAGGACGACCATACTTTTGAGTTTGTACTGGGTACACATGATGAAAATGATCAGTTCGATTATGAAGCAAAATCTGTCGAAGAAATTTTCGATCGTCCGTTAAGTACAGAAGAAGCAGAGATTTTAGCACGTAAAAAAATAATTCATGAGAAGGAAGAAGCTTCAGCTCTTCAGGAGGAACCTCTGCCAACTGAAGAAGATGAAATTGGTCCGGAGCCTTTTTTAATTCCACATGAAGAAGAATCGCCTGAAATAATTGCGGATGAAGCGCCTGTTATGGCTACTTATGTAGAAGAGCCTATGCCAGTAGCTGCTGCTAATGAGCCTATTGAGGCACTGAAGGATATGAAACTGGATGAGCCAATTATTTCACCGCCCGTTGAGCAGGAGCGTCCATTATTTACCCCTGAAGCAGTTCCTGTAAAACCAGCTCCACAACCCGAAGCAGCTAAGCCTGCTCCAAGTTTAAACGACTTATTGGCCAAAACAAACAGCCAGAATAATGAGCCTGTTAAAGCACCTATCGCCGATTTAAAACAGGCGATTAGTTTAAATGAAAAGTTACTTTTTGTCAAAGATCTTTTTAATGGATATAATCTGGCCTATTCGGAAGTAATTGATATCATTAATAAGATGAACAGCTTCGAAGCCGCAGATAGTTACCTGCAGCACAATTATGCAGCGAAAAATAACTGGGCCAATAAACAAGCCACTGTTGATCAGTTTTATGAGCTGCTTAATAGGAGGTTTAGTAAGTAGGTCGGGGGGCGATAAGTGTTTGGGATAGCGTAATATTACGTTCCTTATATCACTAATTTGGTCGTCATACTGAACTTAGTTTCAGGATCTATTATGCATCGCCTTCGTTTATAATGAGGATGCATGAGATTGGCATTCGTAATGTCGTAACAAAATCTATTCAGAATCACTCATTCAGATTCTGAAATAAATTCAGGATGACGTTACGCGAGGGCATCGTCTTTGTTTCTAATGCTGATAAGAACAAAAACAATTTTGTTTTTTTGATTAGGAAATGAAAGTTTAGTGTTTCACGGCTGCTGTAGCCCCGCCATCATTTCAATCTTTTTGCGAAAGGTGCTGCCCAATATGAATATGGCTGCTCCAAAAAGTATTTTCATTTTTGTCGGGTTTATTAACCCAGAATAGTAGCACAGAATTGCCCACCTAAACCCGATAAAAGCGAACACGCAGTAAAGCGTTTAGCGGGAACAGGCAATAATTTGAATACAGGTTTTGCTTTCCAAAAAATATCAATATCTCCTATTTTGATGATGTGAGGCAAAAATCCTTAAATAACCTCACGGATAACATTCCAGGTATTGACTCCGGACTAAAGACTTCGAACCCCCGACTCTTAAATAAATCCCATCCGGTTAGAATCGAGCTTTAAAAAGATAAACACCAGGATCGTAAAGCTCCATAATGACGAACCACCATAGCTAATAAATGGTAGCGGAATCCCGATTACCGGAATAATACCAATGGTCATCCCGATATTGATGAATACGTGGAAAAAGAGGATGCAGGCCACACTGTAGCCATAAACCCTCGAGAAGGTAGACCGCTGCCTTTCTGCCAGATTGATCAATCTCAATAATAAAAACATATACAAGCCGATTACAACTGAACAACCTACAAAGCCCCATTCTTCGCCAATAGTAGAAAATATAAAGTCGGTACTTTGAGCGGGTACATAACCATATTTTGTTTGGGTACCCTGTAAAAACCCGCGACCGGTTGCCTGGCCTGAACCAATGGCAATCTGCGATTGGATTACATTATAACCCGCGCCCTTATTATCGGCTTTAAGGCCTAACATCAACTCAATACGGCTACGCTGATGTGGTGCCAAAACTTTTTCGTAGGCAATTTTAACCACAAATAAATAAGCAATGGCGATAATGGTTACCAGTACGGTAGAAATAATGATTTTCTGTTTTCGCCTGTTATTGTATATGAAAAGTCCGCCAATAGTAGTTAGGATAAGAATCAGGATGTAAGTTGGTACCAGAAAATCGGCAACAAACAGTACAATCATCCCCAAGAAAATCAACAGGAAATAGCCGGATAAGCCCTCCCGGTATAAAGGGAACATAAAGGCCAGGAAAACCAGTGCAGAACCCGTATCGGGTTGCAGCATGATCAATAAAAGTGGTGCTACTACAATCAATCCGGCAATTACAATTGATTTAATATCCCTGAATTTTGGATTGAAAGTGCTCACATACCTGGCTAAAAGTAAGGCTGTACCAAATTTGGCAAACTCTGAAGGCTGTAGCCTGAATGATCCTATGGGTATCCAGGCCTGGTTTCCACCTACATTCCTTCCTACAAAGAGCACCACAACCAGCAGAAAAAGGGTAGCGCCGTAAATAAAGGGTGCAAATACGTTAAATAGCCTCCCGTCGAACAATAAAATCGATAAACCCAATATCAGCCCGGTAATTGCATAAATTAACTGTTTTCCGTAACTGCTTGCAAAATCGAAAGTGGTTGCACCTTCGTGATGTGGAATGGAGGCATAAACATTGATAAACCCAATGGCGCATAAAGCAATGTAGATTAAAACAGTAATCCAATCTACATTAAAAAAGAAACGATTTCCCTGTTGCTGGATCATTTTTTTACAGGTTTATGATTTACAATGGGTTGATTTACTGTCGGCTTGTTAGCAACAGTTTGTTTTAATATTGATGGTTTTATTTTTAAACTGTCTTTAACCCTTTTCAGCGAATCTGCCTTCTTTAATTTTAAACTATCTAGTTTAGTCGGTTTAACTTTTTTTGTCTTATCGATTAATGCAGGTAAAAGATTGGTTTCAGAGAATGCTTTTACAGTATAGCCATTCGAACGTGGCTTAATACTGTCAGTCAGATATTTTTCAACCATAAAACTCGAGATTGGTGCAGCATAAGATCCACCAAAACCACCATTTTCTACAATCACCGCAATAGCAATTTTAGGATTATCCATTGGTGCAAAACCGATAAAAACCGAGTGGTTTTTACCATGTGGGTTTTGTACGGTTCCGGTTTTACCACACATCACAATATTGGGGATCTGAGATTCTTTTGCTGTTCCCCACGGACTGTTTACCGCATCCCGCATCCCATTAATTACAATCGGGAAATATTTCTCATCCACACCCACATAATTTTTAACCACGTATTCTTTTTTCACTACATTTTTATCGCCGATACCTTTAATTAAGTGAGGCTTTAAGTAATAGCCACGGTTGGCAATTGCCGCCATTACGTTTGCCATTTGCAATGGGGTAGACGTAATTTCACCCTGACCAATGGCCTGCGAAATTACGGTGGTGTAACCCCAGCGTTTGCCATAAATTTTATCATAATGATCAGCCTGATAAAATATCCCCTTTTTTTCGAAAGGCATGTCGATACCCAGTTTCTGGCCAAAACCCCATTTTGCAATCTGTTCGTGCCATTGTGTGTAGGTTTGACGCTGGTTTTTCATGCCATTTTTGGTGATGATGTTTTGAAAAACATGGCAAAAATAGGTGTTGCAGGAACGGGCAATGCCCCTTTGCATATTAATGGTTCCGTCTACGTGCTCGCACTTTACTTTGTGATTTCCGGCCATGTAATAACCCGGACAGAAAAAGGTCGTATTTGGATCGATTGCGCCATCTTGCAATGCCACCAGGGCATCAACCGGTTTAAACGATGATCCAGGTGAATATTGCCCTGCAATAGGTCTTACAATCTGCGGACGGTAAGGGTTTGCAATCAAACTCATGTAGTTTTTACCCCAATCTTTACCAACCAATTGGTTAGGATCGTATCCCGGGCTACTTACAAAAGCCAGAATTTCTCCGGTTGAAGGTTCGATGGCAACAATTGCCCCTACCTTATTTTTCATCAGTTCTTCGCCAAGACGCTGGATTCTGATATCTAAAGAAGAAATTAAACGATCTCCCGATACGGCATTTATATCATATTTTCCATTGGCATAACTGCCTTGGGCAATGTTTTTGGCATCGTATAATGTATTGATCACTCCCTTTTCGCCCCTTAAAAAATCTTCATAAGAACGCTCTAAACCACTTTTACCGATAAAATCGCCTGGTTTATAATACCCTTCCGATTTTTCAATGTCATCAGGACTTACTTCTTTTACATAACCAAACAGCTGCCCTGCAATACTGTCGGGGTAATGCCTGATCGTTCTATCCTGGGTTCTGAAACCCGGAAAACGGTACATGATCTCCTGCAGGCGTGCATAACTCTGCACTGAGATCTGTCTTTCGAAAAATGTAGCCTGATAAGAAGATTGTGCCCTGGCTTTTTTTAGTTTTTTACGTACATCATCAATGGTGATTTCAAGGGCATTGGCCATTGCCAAAGTATCGAAGGGCTTAACTTCGTTTGGGGTAACCATTAAATCGTAAACGGGTTCGTTCTGCACAATTACTTTCATGTTCCGGTCGAGGATAGCACCACGGGCCGGGTATTTGTAAATTTTACGCAATACGTTACTTTCGGCGGAGCTGAAGGCCTTATCACTAATAATCTGGATATAAAATAACTTCCCTAATAAAATCAGGGCGATTACAATAAATAATCCTTGAACGATATATTTTCGGTTAAATAACTGATCCATTAGCGCGGTGTTCTTCTATAGAATATAAACTCTACCAATAAAATAAGAAGCAGTGTAAAGATACAACTTAAGCCGCATCTCATTAAGGTATAACCAATTTCGGTTAGCCTAAATGTTTCTAAAAAGAACAGCACCAGGTGGTGTGCAATAACGCAAAGGAAAGCATAAAGAGAAAACCACTGGAAACCCATATAACTTAACGATGGTTCCGGATCGTCGATAGCGTCGCGGTTTAAACTTATAGAGATAAAAGAAATCCTTACAAAAGCCAGAACAACACAAGCTGTGGCATGCACGCCCATGGTATCATAAAAAGCATCAAGCGTTAATCCTGTGATAAAAGCCAGTAAATACAACAATATATTTGGGATCCCGAATGGAAGCAAGAGTAGAAACAGCACATAGATAAATGGCGTGGAAAGGTCGTAAAATCCCATATTCTTGAGCAAAAATATCTGCACAAAAAGTAGTAAAAACCACCTGATCACATTTACAATTATGATTCTACTATTCATTCGGTTTAGCGATGCTTTCTAAAGCTTTTTGCTCATCAGCACTTTTATCTTTAACTACATATACATATTGCAATGTGCTAAAGTCAGTAAATAAATTTAATTCTGCAGATAAGAAATTATCATTCGTGGCTACATTTGCCTTGCTGATCCTACCGACCAAAATCCCTTTTGGAAATGATGCAAAACCCGAAGTCACTACCGTATCGCCAACATACATTTTAATGTGGTTGGGGACCTCTTTCACAAATGCCTTTTTAATATCGAAATTTCCGTCGCCCCAAACCAATGAGCCAAGCGCATTATTCTTTTTCAAGGTCACACTAATTTTGGTGTCTTTATGTAATAATGACTGGATGGTGGCTAAATGTGCAGAAACATCACGGATAAAACCGACTACTCCGCGTTGAGGCGCAATAACCGCCATACCACTTTTAATCCCGTCAACTGTACCTTTATTAATGGTCATGATGTTATTGCGCAAAGTGATCGAATTTTTAATCACCTTGGCTGCCAGATAAGTGTATTGTTGATTGGTAACCGTATCTACCACTTTAACATCTTTGGCTGTATCTACAGTAGTTAAGCTTAATAGCTTACTTTTAAGCTTTGCATTTTCGGCTGCAAGGCTATCGTTAACCACACCCAGATTTAGATATCGTTTAAAAATATTTAACCTTTCGTAAGCGGTTCCAACTACCTCATTGCTTGAGTTTAAGGTTACACTCCGCTGATAGGAATTGTTCTTCACCGTCAGATAGATGCCAACGATAAAAAAAATGATAAATAAGAAAAATGCGTTGTATCTGCTGATGAAAATCCAAAGGTTACGCATATTTTTAGGTAAAATGGAAGATGGGAAATGTATAATGGAGTCAATACATCATCCATCATACATCTTCCATTTTCCGTGTTTTATTGCATTAAGAATTTATATCCGCCAATATTTTTAAGGGCGATGCCAGTACCACGAACTACTGCACGAAGCGGATCTTCTGCAACGTGAACAGGCAATTTAGTTTTGGCTGCTACGCGTTTGTCTAATCCTCTTAATAATGCACCACCACCGGTTAAGTAAATACCTGTTTGGTAAATATCTGCCGAAAGTTCCGGAGGAGTAATCTCTAAAGCTTTTAAAATCGCTTCTTCAATTTTAGAGATCGACTTATCTAAACAGTGTGCAATTTCGGTATAAGAAACGGTGATCTGTTTTGGTACACCCGTCATTAAATCACGACCCTGAACCGCGAAATCGGCAGGAGCGTCCTGTAACTCAGGTAAAGCTGCACCGACTTCAATTTTAATTTTTTCAGCAGTACGGTCGCCAATCATGATGTTGTGTTGACGGCGGATGTAGTTTACAATGTCAGAGTCGAAATTATCTCCCGCAACGCGGATAGACTGATCGCAAACAATACCTGATAAAGCGATAACCGCAATTTCAGTAGTACCACCACCTATATCGATAATCATGTTGCCCATTGGCTCTTCTACATCGATACCGATACCAACAGCAGCAGCCATTGGCTCATGAATCAGGTACACCTCTTTTGCTCCGGCAATCTCTGCAGAGTCGCGTACCGCACGTTTTTCTACTTCAGTAATACCAGATGGGATACAGATTACCATACGTAAAGAAGGAAACATCCAGCCTTTACCACCGTTAAGCATACGGATCATTCCTTTAATCATCGCCTCAGCAGCATTGAAATCGGCAATTACACCATCTTTTAATGGGCGTACTGTTTTAATATTATCGTGGGTTTTACCCTCCATTTGCATTGCCTGACGACCTATAGCAATGACTTTGTTTGTAGTACGATCGAAAGCAACGATAGATGGCTCATCTACAACTACTTTGTCGTTATGTATAATCAGGGTATTCGCAGTGCCTAAATCGATGGCAACTTCTTGCGTAAACCAGTTAAATAATCCCATGTATAAGGTATGTTTTCTTTATTTTATCAAATCTATACTATTCCTAATGTAAAAATAGCTTTTTTATTGTTTTAAGTTTTATTTTCTTCAGTTATTAAATTGTTTTTGAGACAATTAAAATGTTTAGAAAATCAAAACCTATAATAATTGGGTGTGAACTGTTTTTATTATAAGATAATGCACAAAAACCTTCCGCCTTTAAACCCTCAACCTTCTACCTTTCTAGTGTTTAAAGTGTCTTACACCGGTGGTCACCATGGCAATACCTTTTTCGTTTGCTTTTGCAACAGAATCGG
This genomic interval carries:
- a CDS encoding DEAD/DEAH box helicase, which codes for MSDQVTAHPVSEQNPYDYILKDFNLKDLSQIVILKHLSGLIHTDVKGFYQLFPEQIEIDFAAFSDEASGLSFPIVQVQQHPNSVKLSCRCTTPKHKLCEHQARVLYNILQRQDLLIFFDSNLRKQKLAKIAIDYGLEKEENLDLLFNLRYENDQVAIHPKMDALQPFNKEVQQNLQELLLPAKAKIKVQAKNDPGKMILVFGQHRYYNNLTIELFEAETTKSGKVKNPIKGINPADLLFKTNDNDQVKFYSGITTFQQNYNNDQSEVEIEALKAIVKNPQQIPFYLQDSKQSGAIQASTITAVDAHLLEVDLHLSVNQRDDYYEITGRLIIEGKSYELENLVLVHQYFVKLNNQLYLIGRLDFLRVIGFFKKQSNRLILHKTKYPEFQKVILVPLEGSIHVDYSYLKPATKGQIEEKGFDLENEQLIYLSESEDYILLTPVMRYGSMEIPVLSKKKIQAQDKLGNLFTLHRDEDAELQFIGNVLKQHPYFYDQETNDSFYLHRKRFLEEAWFLDAFEVWRNKGIHILGFNQLKNNKLSEFQAKINIEVLSGTDWFETKVKVKFGKHQVALKHLHKSIRNKSKFVTLDDGTQGILPHEWIEKFAAYFNAGEVTDDAILTPKIKFASINELYEDALLDGDVKNELKLYKKKFEGSNSIQEVEVPKGLTATLRHYQKDGLNWLNFLDDFNFGSCLADDMGLGKTIQVLAFILSQREKVKHNTNLVVVPASLIFNWKAEVEKFTPSIKVKTIYAGERTKTTDTFDDFEIILTSYGTLLSDIRFLKDYRFNYIFLDESQLIKNPESQRYKAVRMLQSRNKVTMTGTPIENNTFDLYGQLSFACPGLFGSKQQFADLYSTPIDQFKDSRRAEELQKKIRPFILRRTKEQVAKELPDKTEIVLYCEMGAEQREVYEANKKEIQDFILGKQEDELPKSSMHVLKSITTLRQICNSAALLADGKSYLQASSKIEVLMEQIGSKAGKHKILVFSQFVTMLDLIKKQLESKGIRYEYLTGQTRKRAEAVASFQENADIPVFLISLKAGGTGLNLTEADYVYLVDPWWNPAVENQAIDRAYRIGQHKNVMAVRLICPDTIEEKIMKLQATKKDLVKDLIQTEGSLFKNLTKKELLGLLS
- a CDS encoding SDR family oxidoreductase — protein: MIQDNKTYKNSVKTISILGCGWFGLAFARKLIQLSYQVKGSTTTPEKLSKLSAEGIQPFLINFTTDQITADPDFFDADVLFICIPPKRSSTELLDYPQKVNSILAAAKDKSKHVVLISSTSVYADENKTVNETSETDPDTDSGKVVLAAEIRFKELFPEDYTVIRFAGLIGPDRNPGRFFAGKSNVPNGLAPVNLIHQTDAIGLAVKLLEKQAFGRTYNACSPDHPAKMDFYINAAKSTGLAEPNFITEKKDWKIVESINVPEFLGYTFEVGI
- a CDS encoding thymidine kinase; this translates as MLFSEQNFRRRGEFSGSIEVVCGSMFSGKTEELIRRLKRAQIAKLNVEIFKPRTDTRYHETAVVSHDLNSINSTPVDSASAILLLGTNTQVVGIDEAQFFDNELPDVCNKLALRGIRVIVAGLDMDFTGKPFGPMPALMAIAEHVTKVNAVCVCCGNPALFSYRTVADEATVLLGEKESYEPRCRACYNLDKG
- the rodA gene encoding rod shape-determining protein RodA — protein: MIQQQGNRFFFNVDWITVLIYIALCAIGFINVYASIPHHEGATTFDFASSYGKQLIYAITGLILGLSILLFDGRLFNVFAPFIYGATLFLLVVVLFVGRNVGGNQAWIPIGSFRLQPSEFAKFGTALLLARYVSTFNPKFRDIKSIVIAGLIVVAPLLLIMLQPDTGSALVFLAFMFPLYREGLSGYFLLIFLGMIVLFVADFLVPTYILILILTTIGGLFIYNNRRKQKIIISTVLVTIIAIAYLFVVKIAYEKVLAPHQRSRIELMLGLKADNKGAGYNVIQSQIAIGSGQATGRGFLQGTQTKYGYVPAQSTDFIFSTIGEEWGFVGCSVVIGLYMFLLLRLINLAERQRSTFSRVYGYSVACILFFHVFINIGMTIGIIPVIGIPLPFISYGGSSLWSFTILVFIFLKLDSNRMGFI